The Alnus glutinosa chromosome 10, dhAlnGlut1.1, whole genome shotgun sequence DNA window ttaaattctgaccaacacttaaatcctatcaattttattcttctttttttttttttttttttctaaaaacaaagtggggtattttggaaattttgatagaatttaacgaaaaattctaacggagtgttaaaattgaaaaaaattaaaatatgaatgccctaaattgacactttttaaagttttagtaTCTTTTTGCAAAtgtgatgaaagatcatgggttataagtaaagttttcctaaagaaatattttgtttatttcgtgatgtatttttttttttcgaatattaattttcagaaatatatgtattttatttgtattgaaaataacaaaaatcacATCGACAATATCAGATTTTCCagctaattttcttttaatgctAATCAAAATcctattaattttcttttaatgctttgataatcaaaatccagattttcttcttacttatatatatactttttttcattttacacTACACTTATGGGAACGAGGATTTTAATGAGATTTTCATGCATGAATCTAGAAGATGGCCGGTTTAAGAaagatttatttgtttgcgctaAATGTTAAgtaaaagattttgttttattttgttttcataaaaaaagagattttgtttaattttctctgtatctttttttttcttttttctttctttttaactGAATGTTCAGTATTAGatgagttttatttgtattgaaatataatcgGTATCACCCCATTAATCTCAATGATTCCTTctaattttctattaatgctTTAATATAATCATTATCAAGGTTTTGTccccttttttcattttttttttatttttttttatacacttctttttattttaaacaatccAATGAGAAGGGGAATACGAGTTTCACTTCAACAAAATCTGTTTAATATTAATTGGCTTAAATAAACTCAAATGACTAAACCCTAATCTTAATCCTCATTTGACTAATTTAAGCAAAATTAAGGCCCATAACTGCAATTAGGTCTCCAAGAGTTCGCAGTCTATCCTTTGGAAGGAAACAGTTTTTGCATCAAGATCATAGCCAACGTTATAGTTCTGCTGAGCCAACACTCCAATAACACTGACGTCATCAGGCTTACTGGGGACCACAGCCATGCAAAATTGATTCGGACCAGCCGCAAAAAACATGCTCTCTGAGTCCAACACAAGGTCAACTCCCCCGGCAAAGTGAAAGGCGACCGGCGGAAATCCGACAAGGTCACGGTTTATAACACCCTTGTAGCATGGAGCTTCCAAGTCCGGTCTGTCTATACGTGATAGCATTGCATTCGCGGCCAATCTCTGTACTTCACTGCTAAGCGGCTCGAACCCAGCTCTTGTTAGATATGTATGTGTTGTACCCGAGTCAATTATGACTCCACCTGATAGaaaggaagaggtaaatttaattatttgattaatattttaacatttttttcacGTGTatgttcaaaatttattttaataaattaacagATTTAACACGTACGtaaaacatttaattaaaatatgagataaatgaaagagatgGGGTTAGAGCATTCTTACTAGAATCACCAAAGTTTACTAATtaaccaaaatagctaaaaaaaaatcttttctctattttagccaccaacttttttaaagcactctCAGTAGCCTCTTCATTTTAGCCATTcacactatttcatttaaataattttttttaaaaaggaggTTGTGTGGTGcatgaaagagaaataaaaaaaaaatgaagaaagagaacatttcaatagttttttttttattgttttggtgagtgaattaTTGGTAATTACTGTTcactcattaatttttttttaaaaccaagaTTGGTAAGAATGCTAAAGAGTCATTTTAAATCATTTCAGCAAATTAACTcagcaaaataacaaacaagcGTCCAATTTTAGTGAGTCTATTAAGAATGTTCTAATcgaaaaaagattaaaaaacaagaaagagagacagaaaATTAAGACAGTAGTTTAACATGATCACCTTTGCCCGTTTTTGTTGATCTTCTGAATATTTGAGGGTCAATATCAAGCTCTTTCTCTCCCACGCTGATGCCATCTAGGGTTAGAAAGTACAAGCCAAGGAAAAATTCAACTGGGGTTGAAGGGCCTTCTATTTGCGCACCATCGCCCAAAACCAACTGATTGTGAGGATACTGAGGATCCCTTATAGGGCCAAGGCAGTAAGAAAATTTAGAACCCAGTTGAGTCACCAAGGATACTTTGTCATAGCCATTGTCATACCCAAGACCAACAATTCCGCTACCTTGGCCGTTGAAAGTAACATGATTGTTATTTGCACAACCAAATGCAATATCGGAAACCGACGTTGTTCCTTCGTCGGAGGTCTCGAAGGTCAGCTTTTCGGTGGCGATAACTCCAGCTGCGGTGCTGCCGTCGACGTAGTTTTGGGAGAACTT harbors:
- the LOC133879797 gene encoding aspartic proteinase nepenthesin-1-like; the encoded protein is MALFQVLICCFTAFALIITSLTTTASTITKPPRFVSKLIHNYTVGSAIESSAARFAYLNARLAVGNTSDDFRAGVIPDKTYHAYFLANISIGEPPVPQLLIMDTGSNLLWTQCLPCANSSCFPQTFPVFDPSKSSTYATMPCMSPSCHIFPGSRINTPCDSSNTCKFSQNYVDGSTAAGVIATEKLTFETSDEGTTSVSDIAFGCANNNHVTFNGQGSGIVGLGYDNGYDKVSLVTQLGSKFSYCLGPIRDPQYPHNQLVLGDGAQIEGPSTPVEFFLGLYFLTLDGISVGEKELDIDPQIFRRSTKTGKGGVIIDSGTTHTYLTRAGFEPLSSEVQRLAANAMLSRIDRPDLEAPCYKGVINRDLVGFPPVAFHFAGGVDLVLDSESMFFAAGPNQFCMAVVPSKPDDVSVIGVLAQQNYNVGYDLDAKTVSFQRIDCELLET